In Bacteroidota bacterium, the genomic window GGATGAATTAATTACATCTATGGAAGTCGGTAAAGGAAAGAATGAAATAGTTACAGAAATTTTAAACTGAGATTAAATTTTATAAAATGAATAAGAAGATATTAGTTTTTGGAGCAGCAGGTTTTATGGGTACATATCTGATAGATGAACTCTCTAAGCAAAATTATGATATTACCGCTACCGATATAAACGAAGCGGGAGAAAAGTATTACAAAGGAAAAAATATTCCTTATATCTATGTAGATATCACAAAGCAGGAAGAATTTGAAAAGCTGCCAAAAGAAAAATTTGACGCTGTGCTTCACCTTGCTGCATTTCAGCCTGCAAATGTAAGCGCTAAGAATTACGATCCTAAGACATACATAAATGTTAATGTGATAGGTACACTAAATATTCTTGATTACTGTAAAAAGAATGATACAGGAAAAATTATTTACGCAAGCTCACACAGAAACACACAGGGACTTTGGGTAGATAATAAAGCAATTAAAGAAGAAGACGGAAGAAGTATAAAATACACCGGTGAGTATGCTATGTTCAGTATATCAGAAACAGCTGCGCAGGATTGTGTCCTTCATTATGCAGCGCAATACGGATTAAGCAGTATAATTTTCAGATTGCCGCCTGTTTATGGCTTTGGTCCACATACTGAAATTTTCAAAGACGGAAAACCAATTAAGACAGGTTTTCAGATATTCATAGATAACTCAATAGCATGCAAGCCGCTTGAGCTATGGGGCGATGCTAATAAGGGAAGAGATATAGTTTATATAAAAGATGTAATTGATGCGTTTGTAAAAGCAATTAACAGCAGTACTGCAAAAGGATTATATAATATTACCTCCGGAAGATATTTGACTTTGCGTGAAGAAGCAGAAACAATTGCTAAAGTTTTTTGGGGAGATGACAGTGAACCAATAATAATTGAGCGTCCTGAAAAAAACAATGGGATGGATGCATTTGTATATGATATAACTAAAGCAAAAGAAGAGCTGGGCTGGAGCCCGCAGTATTCATTTGAAGATATGCTTCATGATTATATAAAAGAAGGTAAAGATAATAAATTTGGATACCTTGTTGAAAAGAGAAAGACAATGTTAAAAGAAGGATAAAAAACAAATCTATTTTTTAAATAAATTAAACCGGAGAATCTATTATGTCTGAATTAAAATTAGAAGGTCTTGAGTTAATGGGTGAAAACGTTAAATCAAAATTAAAATCATGCGGCGAGGGCGTTGTTATTTATCCTATGGCAAAAATTGCATTTCCACATGTAGTTGAATTAGGTGCTCACACAAAAGTCCGTGACTTTGCATTTATTTTTGCAGGTGAAGGATTGATAGTCGGTGAATACACAGATATACAACCTCACACAGTAGTATGGGGCGGCGGATTAACAATAATCGGAAGCAGAGTTTCAACAGGACCCGGTACAGTATTTTTATCAGCAACTTATTCCCATGAAAAAGGAATGAAGATGGTTGACGGTATGGGTGAGAACTCAAAAGTTAAAGGCGGCAGACTTGAAATAGGCGATGATGTTTACATAGGTGCTAACTGTACAATCATGCCTGTGAAAATAGGTGAAGGCTGCGTAATCGGAGCAGGAAGCTTTGTCGGCAAAGACTGCGAACCTTGGGGAATTTATGTAGGAAGTCCTGCGAAAAGAATCGGTACAAGAGAAAAATAATATTTAAATTTACAGAATAAGAAAAGATGAAGTGCGCAATAATGCAGCCAACATATTTACCATGGCTGGGATATTTTGATTTAATAAGAAATGTTGATAAGTTCGTTATCTATGACCACGTTCAGTTTGAAAAACAATCGTGGCAGCAGCGTAACAGAATAAGG contains:
- a CDS encoding NAD(P)-dependent oxidoreductase yields the protein MNKKILVFGAAGFMGTYLIDELSKQNYDITATDINEAGEKYYKGKNIPYIYVDITKQEEFEKLPKEKFDAVLHLAAFQPANVSAKNYDPKTYINVNVIGTLNILDYCKKNDTGKIIYASSHRNTQGLWVDNKAIKEEDGRSIKYTGEYAMFSISETAAQDCVLHYAAQYGLSSIIFRLPPVYGFGPHTEIFKDGKPIKTGFQIFIDNSIACKPLELWGDANKGRDIVYIKDVIDAFVKAINSSTAKGLYNITSGRYLTLREEAETIAKVFWGDDSEPIIIERPEKNNGMDAFVYDITKAKEELGWSPQYSFEDMLHDYIKEGKDNKFGYLVEKRKTMLKEG
- a CDS encoding acyltransferase, giving the protein MSELKLEGLELMGENVKSKLKSCGEGVVIYPMAKIAFPHVVELGAHTKVRDFAFIFAGEGLIVGEYTDIQPHTVVWGGGLTIIGSRVSTGPGTVFLSATYSHEKGMKMVDGMGENSKVKGGRLEIGDDVYIGANCTIMPVKIGEGCVIGAGSFVGKDCEPWGIYVGSPAKRIGTREK